A region from the Brassica napus cultivar Da-Ae chromosome C8, Da-Ae, whole genome shotgun sequence genome encodes:
- the LOC106415809 gene encoding D-ribulose kinase isoform X2 encodes MDWVSSWKATLFSLLEDIPITLRSLVSSISLDGTSATTLILNSESGEVLCQPFLYNQSCPDALPEVKSIAPENHTVCSGSSTLCKLVSWWNLKLPNRESAILLHQADWLLWLLHGRLGVSDYNNALKVGYDPECESYPSWLISQPYSQLLPVVQSPGTSIGNLKDSIRRQFGFPDDCIVCTGTTDSIAAFLAARATEPGKAVTSLGSTLAIKLLSTKRVDDARYGVYSHRLDDKWLVGGASNTGGAILRQLFSDEQLERLSREINPTVASTLDYYPLKSSGERFPIADPNLAPRLLPRPSSDVEYLHGILESIARIEGKGYKLLKEMGATEAEEVLTAGGGAKNDKWIKIRERVLGLPVSKAVHTEASYGASLLALKGAKQKMGL; translated from the exons ATGGATTGGGTTAGCTCATGGAAAGCAACTCTCTTTTCCTTGCTTGAGGACATTCCAATTACTCTTCGCTCCCTCGTCTCTTCCATTTCCCTTGATGGAACTTCTGCGACTACTCTCATCTTAAACAG TGAGAGTGGAGAAGTTCTGTGTCAGCCTTTTCTCTACAACCAGAGCTGCCCCGATGCTCTGCCCGAGGTTAAGTCAATAGCGCCAGAGAACCACACTGTTTGCTCTGGCTCCTCCACCTTGTGCAAGCTCGTCTCTTGGTGGAATCTTAAGCTTCCCAACAGAGAATCAGCCATATTGCTGCATCAGGCTGATTGGTTGTTGTGGTTACTTCATGGCAGACTTGGAGTGTCAGATTACAATAATGCCTTGAAG GTGGGCTATGATCCTGAGTGTGAATCATACCCATCATGGTTAATAAGTCAGCCTTATTCTCAGCTATTACCTGTGGTGCAATCCCCTGGAACGTCAATAGGCAATCTGAAAGATAGCATTAGAAGGCAATTCG GATTTCCTGATGATTGCATTGTCTGCACCGGTACTACTGATAGCATAGCTGCGTTTCTTGCAGCACGGGCGACTGAACCTGGGAAAGCA GTAACTTCATTGGGCTCGACCTTAGCCATCAAACTTCTGAGCACCAAAAGGGTGGATGATGCGAGGTATGGAGTCTACAGCCATCGCCTGGATGACAAATGGTTAGTAGGAGGAGCCTCCAACACTGGTGGAGCTATTCTCAGACAGCTCTTCAGTGACGAACAGTTAGAGAGACTGAGCAGAGAAATCAATCCTACGGTTGCATCTACTCTAGATTACTATCCTTTGAAAAGCAGCGGCGAAAGATTTCCCATAGCTGACCCTAACTTGGCTCCCAG ATTACTTCCGCGCCCAAGTAGTGATGTTGAATACTTGCATGGTATCTTGGAATCAATCGCACGTATTGAG GGGAAAGGCTACAAGTTGTTGAAAGAGATGGGAGCAACGGAGGCGGAGGAAGTGTTGACAGCAGGAGGTGGAGCCAAGAACGACAAGTGGATAAAGATAAGGGAGCGAGTGCTTGGTTTGCCTGTGAGCAAAGCCGTCCACACGGAAGCTTCCTATGGAGCTTCTCTTCTTGCGTTGAAGGGCGCAAAACAGAAGATGGGTTTGTGA
- the LOC106415318 gene encoding fructose-bisphosphate aldolase 1, chloroplastic, with product MASSSASLLKASPVKSDWVKGQSLLIRQPSSVAAIRSNAAPSALTVRAASYADELVKTAKTIASPGRGILAMDESNATCGKRLASIGLENTEANRQAYRTLLVSAPGLGQYISGAILFEETLYQSTVDGKKMVDVLVDQNIVPGIKVDKGLVPLVGSNDESWCQGLDGLASRTAAYYQQGARFAKWRTVVSIPNGPSALAVQEAAWGLARYAAISQDSGLVPIVEPEILLDGEHNIDRTYEVAEKVWAEVFFYLAQNNVMFEGILLKPSMVTPGAESKDRATPEKVASYTLKLLRNRIPPAVPGIMFLSGGQSELEATLNLNAMNQGPNPWHVSFSYARALQNTCLKTWGGREENVKAAQETLLTRAKANSLAQLGKYTGEGESEDAKEGMFVKGYTY from the exons ATGGCTTCAAGCTCTGCGTCTCTTCTCAAAGCCTCACCGGTGAAATCTGATTGGGTTAAGGGACAGAGTCTCCTCATCCGTCAACCATCCTCAGTCGCAGCTATCCGCAGCAACGCAGCACCTTCCGCTCTCACCGTCCGTGCGGCCTCTTACGCCGACGAGCTCGTCAAAACAGCT AAAACAATCGCGTCCCCGGGACGCGGAATATTGGCGATGGACGAGTCAAACGCGACTTGCGGGAAGCGTTTGGCGTCGATCGGGCTAGAGAACACGGAGGCTAACCGTCAGGCTTACCGGACGCTGCTTGTGTCAGCTCCGGGATTGGGACAGTACATCTCCGGAGCTATCCTCTTCGAGGAAACTCTCTACCAGTCCACCGTTGACGGCAAGAAAATGGTCGATGTTCTGGTCGACCAGAACATAGTCCCTGGCATCAAAGTCGACAAG GGTTTGGTGCCGCTTGTTGGGTCTAACGACGAGTCATGGTGCCAAGGACTCGACGGTTTGGCCTCTCGTACCGCTGCTTACTACCAACAAGGTGCTCGTTTCGCCAAATG gcGTACTGTTGTGAGCATTCCAAATGGACCCTCTGCTTTGGCTGTTCAAGAAGCAGCTTGGGGACTTGCCCGCTATGCAGCTATCTCTCAG GACAGCGGTCTGGTACCCATTGTGGAGCCGGAGATTCTGTTGGACGGAGAACACAACATTGACAGGACATACGAGGTTGCAGAGAAGGTCTGGGCTGAGGTCTTCTTCTACCTCGCTCAGAACAACGTCATGTTCGAAG GCATCCTCCTGAAGCCGAGCATGGTTACTCctggtgctgagtccaaagacagAGCTACTCCCGAGAAAGTTGCTTCCTACACTCTCAAGCTCCTTCGCAACAGAATCCCTCCCGCTGTTCCCGGAATCAtg TTCCTGTCCGGTGGACAGTCCGAGTTGGAGGCGACTTTGAACCTGAACGCAATGAACCAAGGACCGAACCCGTGGCACGTGTCCTTCTCCTACGCACGTGCATTGCAGAACACTTGCTTGAAGACATGGGGAGGCAGAGAAGAGAACGTGAAAGCGGCTCAGGAGACACTCTTGACCCGTGCCAAAGCCAATTCGCTGGCTCAGCTCGGGAAATACACAGGAGAAGGTGAGTCCGAGGACGCCAAGGAGGGTATGTTCGTAAAAGGCTACACCTACTAA
- the LOC106415809 gene encoding D-ribulose kinase isoform X1, with the protein MLMLRQFQISSFALFQSPKQRECCSSRSVTLTRTRLYRNRSGLRVMGDSVDRSGGNGLEKLYLGMDFGTSGARFTVIDEQGVIRAEGKREYPPFMREEGMDWVSSWKATLFSLLEDIPITLRSLVSSISLDGTSATTLILNSESGEVLCQPFLYNQSCPDALPEVKSIAPENHTVCSGSSTLCKLVSWWNLKLPNRESAILLHQADWLLWLLHGRLGVSDYNNALKVGYDPECESYPSWLISQPYSQLLPVVQSPGTSIGNLKDSIRRQFGFPDDCIVCTGTTDSIAAFLAARATEPGKAVTSLGSTLAIKLLSTKRVDDARYGVYSHRLDDKWLVGGASNTGGAILRQLFSDEQLERLSREINPTVASTLDYYPLKSSGERFPIADPNLAPRLLPRPSSDVEYLHGILESIARIEGKGYKLLKEMGATEAEEVLTAGGGAKNDKWIKIRERVLGLPVSKAVHTEASYGASLLALKGAKQKMGL; encoded by the exons atgctgATGCTTCGTCAATTTCAGATCTCTTCGTTTGCGCTCTTCCAATCTCCGAAACAACGAG AGTGTTGTAGCTCAAGGAGTGTCACTCTAACGAGAACTAGGTTATACAGGAATCGATCTGGTTTGAGAGTTATGGGTGATAGTGTCGATAGGAGTGGTGGCAATGGATTAGAAAAACTGTATCTAGGTATGGATTTTGGAACTTCGGGTGCTCGTTTTACAGTCATTGATGAACAAGGAGTGATTAGAGCTGAAGGCAAAAGAGAGTATCCTCCTTTCAtg AGGGAAGAAGGTATGGATTGGGTTAGCTCATGGAAAGCAACTCTCTTTTCCTTGCTTGAGGACATTCCAATTACTCTTCGCTCCCTCGTCTCTTCCATTTCCCTTGATGGAACTTCTGCGACTACTCTCATCTTAAACAG TGAGAGTGGAGAAGTTCTGTGTCAGCCTTTTCTCTACAACCAGAGCTGCCCCGATGCTCTGCCCGAGGTTAAGTCAATAGCGCCAGAGAACCACACTGTTTGCTCTGGCTCCTCCACCTTGTGCAAGCTCGTCTCTTGGTGGAATCTTAAGCTTCCCAACAGAGAATCAGCCATATTGCTGCATCAGGCTGATTGGTTGTTGTGGTTACTTCATGGCAGACTTGGAGTGTCAGATTACAATAATGCCTTGAAG GTGGGCTATGATCCTGAGTGTGAATCATACCCATCATGGTTAATAAGTCAGCCTTATTCTCAGCTATTACCTGTGGTGCAATCCCCTGGAACGTCAATAGGCAATCTGAAAGATAGCATTAGAAGGCAATTCG GATTTCCTGATGATTGCATTGTCTGCACCGGTACTACTGATAGCATAGCTGCGTTTCTTGCAGCACGGGCGACTGAACCTGGGAAAGCA GTAACTTCATTGGGCTCGACCTTAGCCATCAAACTTCTGAGCACCAAAAGGGTGGATGATGCGAGGTATGGAGTCTACAGCCATCGCCTGGATGACAAATGGTTAGTAGGAGGAGCCTCCAACACTGGTGGAGCTATTCTCAGACAGCTCTTCAGTGACGAACAGTTAGAGAGACTGAGCAGAGAAATCAATCCTACGGTTGCATCTACTCTAGATTACTATCCTTTGAAAAGCAGCGGCGAAAGATTTCCCATAGCTGACCCTAACTTGGCTCCCAG ATTACTTCCGCGCCCAAGTAGTGATGTTGAATACTTGCATGGTATCTTGGAATCAATCGCACGTATTGAG GGGAAAGGCTACAAGTTGTTGAAAGAGATGGGAGCAACGGAGGCGGAGGAAGTGTTGACAGCAGGAGGTGGAGCCAAGAACGACAAGTGGATAAAGATAAGGGAGCGAGTGCTTGGTTTGCCTGTGAGCAAAGCCGTCCACACGGAAGCTTCCTATGGAGCTTCTCTTCTTGCGTTGAAGGGCGCAAAACAGAAGATGGGTTTGTGA